In a genomic window of Coprococcus eutactus:
- the argC gene encoding N-acetyl-gamma-glutamyl-phosphate reductase produces the protein MIKVGIIGSTGYAGQEIVRILLGHKEAEIVWYGSRSFIDQKYYQVYGNMFQIVDAKCMDDNMEELASKVDVIFTATPQGLCGSLVNEEILSKVKIIDLSADFRIKDVATYEKWYKIEHKSPQFIDEAVYGLCEINREDIKKCRLLANPGCYTTCSILSLYPLVKEGLVDANSIIVDAKSGTSGAGRGAKIANLYCEVNESIKAYGVTTHRHTPEIEEQLGYANGSPIVINFTPHLVPMNRGILVTAYANLKEKVDYDTVRAAYDKYYANERFIRVLDKDVCPETRWVEGSNYVDVNFKIDERTNRVIAMGALDNLVKGAAGQAVQNMNIMFGFDEAEGLRMAPVFP, from the coding sequence ATGATTAAGGTAGGAATTATCGGATCGACAGGATACGCAGGACAGGAGATAGTAAGAATCCTTCTTGGACATAAGGAAGCGGAGATCGTATGGTACGGTTCAAGAAGCTTTATCGATCAGAAATATTATCAGGTATACGGCAATATGTTCCAGATCGTGGACGCAAAGTGTATGGACGACAACATGGAGGAGCTTGCATCAAAAGTAGACGTCATATTTACAGCTACACCACAGGGACTGTGCGGATCACTGGTGAATGAGGAGATTCTGTCAAAGGTGAAGATCATAGATCTCAGTGCAGATTTCAGAATAAAGGATGTTGCTACTTATGAGAAGTGGTACAAGATAGAGCATAAGAGCCCACAGTTTATTGACGAGGCTGTGTATGGTCTCTGTGAGATCAACAGGGAGGATATAAAGAAGTGCAGACTTCTTGCAAACCCTGGATGCTACACAACATGTTCCATCCTTTCACTCTACCCACTGGTTAAGGAAGGTCTGGTTGATGCCAACTCCATCATTGTTGACGCCAAGTCCGGAACATCAGGTGCAGGAAGAGGCGCGAAGATTGCAAATCTTTACTGTGAGGTCAATGAGAGCATAAAGGCTTATGGAGTTACGACACACAGACATACCCCTGAGATAGAGGAGCAGCTTGGATATGCGAATGGCAGTCCGATAGTTATCAACTTCACTCCACACCTTGTTCCTATGAACAGAGGAATACTTGTGACAGCATATGCCAACCTCAAGGAGAAGGTCGATTACGATACAGTGAGAGCCGCATACGATAAGTACTATGCAAATGAGAGATTTATCAGAGTCCTCGACAAGGATGTATGTCCTGAGACAAGATGGGTTGAGGGCAGCAACTATGTGGATGTCAACTTTAAGATAGATGAGAGAACAAACAGAGTAATCGCCATGGGAGCACTTGACAATCTTGTAAAGGGTGCTGCAGGTCAGGCGGTTCAGAACATGAACATCATGTTTGGATTTGACGAGGCAGAGGGTCTCCGCATGGCTCCTGTTTTCCCATAA
- a CDS encoding GerMN domain-containing protein, with protein MRQILKNIAMAAVVMLLTLVIWGCRSDSDSSNITDQKTSVEDGFYIYYINDGWTDISMKKMDVDQQLSSENTVDLVMKALLEGGGTSKFGTPVPAGMTYQRYIYDGYGTVNLIFEADLENVDPYALVLSKEAFVKTLSQIDQVHIVVYEMVDTVNESNVVKDKLTLESFADIDNMTDSEKEIRIFMPDSSGTALVEKSLTLDYSQKESLPEQVMKGLGSSYDGTVTPLNNKTVVKSISVEDGLCTVTFNDAFVNGKEGVDDNVLVYSIVDSLLELDDVNLVQLRPDNTGNRLNDIDLERKFTGDYSYVTR; from the coding sequence ATGAGACAAATTTTAAAAAATATAGCCATGGCGGCTGTGGTTATGTTGCTGACGCTGGTGATATGGGGATGCAGATCAGACAGTGATTCCAGTAATATAACAGATCAGAAAACTTCTGTGGAGGATGGTTTTTACATTTATTATATCAATGATGGATGGACGGATATCTCCATGAAGAAAATGGATGTTGACCAGCAGTTGTCGTCTGAGAATACAGTTGATCTGGTCATGAAAGCCCTGCTTGAGGGTGGAGGTACATCAAAGTTTGGGACACCAGTTCCTGCCGGAATGACTTATCAGAGGTATATATATGATGGGTATGGAACGGTCAATCTCATATTTGAAGCTGATCTTGAGAATGTTGATCCGTATGCTCTAGTGCTCAGCAAGGAGGCGTTTGTAAAGACACTGAGTCAGATCGATCAGGTACACATTGTGGTGTATGAGATGGTGGATACAGTCAATGAAAGCAACGTCGTAAAGGATAAATTAACGCTGGAATCATTTGCGGATATAGACAACATGACTGATTCGGAAAAAGAGATAAGGATATTTATGCCGGATTCATCTGGGACAGCTTTGGTGGAGAAATCTCTCACGTTGGATTATTCACAGAAAGAGAGTCTTCCAGAACAGGTTATGAAAGGGCTTGGCAGCTCTTATGATGGAACGGTCACACCACTTAACAACAAAACAGTGGTGAAGAGCATAAGTGTTGAGGACGGGTTGTGTACAGTCACCTTCAACGATGCATTTGTAAATGGAAAAGAAGGAGTGGATGACAATGTCCTGGTATATTCCATCGTCGATTCACTGCTCGAACTTGATGATGTGAACTTAGTTCAGCTTCGGCCTGACAACACAGGAAACAGGCTAAATGATATAGATCTGGAAAGAAAGTTTACAGGAGATTATTCGTATGTAACTAGATAG
- a CDS encoding DNA internalization-related competence protein ComEC/Rec2: MCGEEENNIKRPLFWIAVCFALGEAYAVAAGHSVIVSGLMIMAALVLSVCTDRAGTAMSFFRDPIYRRLLTGNIFLLVTLLGFMNIRSVDRQGQLADEIMEIDRCRVVCSVYDVRNANKGYQVYVKTESMDNQRIGTKLILYMDNVDDIKMGQQIAVYGRMERPDIASNPGEFDARSYYAYKGIYMICRDAVITERGSGYSTIRQFLYSFRLKAGETLDRYLAVRDASVMRAMLLGEKSGIDRDTKRLFQLNGIAHILAISGVHIAIIGMTLFKLLRRISGSNVMPGIVSVCVIVLYGMMTGLASSTCRAVIMMTVVVAAKIKGRSPDMMTSAGIACVIQAVADPYIVMDAGFQLSFAAVLGIAVVDPMLEKIVGHGGRLSALRINVSVTLTTTPLVVYYFYQFPLYSVVLNMVVVPFVSVLIFCSMAAIFFGMMPGVWGFASVTAQFLAMPVRYILAAYRALCELMCKLPEYSVNVGHVSVEMVAVYYVTLVVVLWLLCRIRQKNIERPTVRRAAVLAVFFAVTCVTYEYMAYDRNFRVVYMDVGQGDGILIRSGKGVNILIDGGSSDNSQVGEYVIVPVLRYYGAAHIDYAFVTHADSDHISGLKYILQTENTGIIIENIVLPLYGMQDDFEELKEAAVNAGVNILYMKKGDAMEVSAGGVDKLLGRDMAKISLSFLYPGPETGINDINELSAVIRLDYQSHRMLFTGDLGEAGERYLLDEHADVRADVLKVGHHGSRYSSCVDFLNAVSPEFAVISAGADNRYGHPHAETLDRLEAHGAGVKSTIECGAVSVKIDRGGLKLEQYR; this comes from the coding sequence ATGTGCGGTGAGGAGGAAAATAACATAAAGAGACCATTGTTCTGGATAGCGGTATGCTTTGCGCTTGGAGAGGCGTATGCAGTGGCAGCTGGACATTCAGTTATCGTAAGTGGTCTGATGATAATGGCTGCGCTGGTTTTGTCAGTTTGTACTGACAGAGCCGGTACAGCCATGTCTTTTTTTCGTGATCCGATATACAGAAGGCTATTGACAGGAAACATATTTCTACTGGTTACACTCTTAGGATTTATGAACATAAGATCTGTAGACAGACAGGGACAGCTTGCCGATGAGATTATGGAGATAGACAGGTGCCGTGTTGTATGTAGTGTTTATGACGTTAGAAATGCCAACAAAGGCTATCAGGTATACGTAAAGACAGAGAGCATGGATAATCAGCGCATTGGTACAAAACTGATCCTGTATATGGATAATGTGGATGACATAAAGATGGGGCAGCAGATTGCGGTTTACGGCAGAATGGAGAGACCGGACATTGCATCAAATCCCGGTGAATTTGATGCACGTTCATATTATGCATATAAGGGAATATATATGATATGCAGGGATGCCGTCATCACAGAAAGGGGAAGTGGGTACAGCACCATAAGGCAGTTCCTTTATAGCTTCAGGCTAAAGGCAGGTGAGACACTGGACAGATACTTGGCAGTCAGGGATGCATCAGTTATGCGTGCTATGCTTCTTGGAGAAAAGAGTGGTATAGACCGGGATACAAAGAGACTTTTCCAGCTTAACGGAATAGCGCATATATTGGCAATATCCGGTGTCCACATAGCGATAATAGGAATGACATTGTTTAAGCTGCTGAGGAGGATAAGCGGTTCAAATGTGATGCCGGGGATAGTCTCGGTATGTGTGATAGTGCTGTATGGTATGATGACAGGGCTAGCCAGCTCTACGTGCCGGGCGGTCATCATGATGACTGTAGTGGTCGCGGCGAAGATAAAGGGCAGAAGCCCTGATATGATGACTTCAGCCGGGATTGCCTGTGTTATACAGGCTGTGGCAGATCCGTACATAGTCATGGATGCGGGATTTCAGTTATCCTTTGCAGCGGTACTTGGGATAGCGGTCGTAGATCCTATGTTGGAAAAGATAGTGGGACATGGGGGCAGACTCTCCGCACTCCGGATCAATGTGTCTGTAACTTTGACGACAACACCTCTGGTGGTCTACTATTTTTATCAGTTTCCATTGTATTCCGTTGTATTGAACATGGTGGTGGTGCCGTTTGTATCCGTGTTGATATTCTGTTCAATGGCGGCAATATTTTTCGGCATGATGCCGGGGGTCTGGGGATTTGCCTCTGTGACCGCACAGTTTCTTGCGATGCCGGTACGGTATATATTGGCGGCGTACCGGGCGCTTTGCGAACTTATGTGCAAATTGCCAGAATACAGTGTAAATGTAGGACATGTATCAGTGGAGATGGTTGCGGTATATTATGTGACTCTTGTTGTAGTGCTGTGGTTATTGTGCAGGATCAGACAGAAAAATATTGAGAGGCCTACTGTCAGGAGAGCTGCGGTGCTGGCGGTATTTTTCGCCGTGACCTGTGTGACTTATGAGTACATGGCATATGACAGGAATTTCCGCGTTGTGTATATGGATGTCGGTCAGGGGGATGGGATTCTCATAAGATCGGGGAAAGGCGTCAACATCCTGATAGATGGCGGTTCATCGGACAACAGCCAGGTTGGTGAATACGTTATAGTCCCGGTTCTCAGGTATTACGGGGCCGCCCATATAGATTACGCATTTGTGACTCATGCGGATAGTGACCACATATCAGGACTGAAATATATACTCCAGACGGAAAATACCGGAATAATCATAGAGAACATAGTGCTTCCGCTTTACGGCATGCAGGATGACTTTGAGGAGCTTAAGGAAGCGGCGGTAAATGCAGGTGTAAATATTCTGTATATGAAAAAAGGAGATGCCATGGAGGTGTCTGCTGGAGGTGTGGATAAACTTTTGGGTAGAGATATGGCTAAGATATCGCTAAGTTTCTTGTATCCTGGTCCAGAAACTGGTATAAATGATATAAATGAGCTTTCTGCGGTCATAAGACTGGATTACCAGTCACACAGGATGTTATTCACTGGGGATCTAGGTGAAGCTGGAGAAAGGTATTTGCTAGATGAACATGCTGATGTGAGGGCTGATGTGTTAAAGGTGGGGCATCATGGAAGCCGTTATTCAAGTTGCGTTGATTTCCTGAATGCCGTCTCGCCTGAATTCGCGGTTATATCTGCGGGGGCGGATAACCGTTACGGGCATCCTCACGCGGAGACATTAGACAGGTTGGAAGCTCACGGAGCAGGTGTAAAGAGCACTATAGAATGTGGTGCGGTCAGCGTAAAGATTGACCGGGGAGGTTTGAAACTAGAACAATACAGATGA
- the argB gene encoding acetylglutamate kinase, producing MVIGDYTVDQVIEKAQTLIEAMPYIKKFQGKTVVVKYGGSAMLDENLKYNVIKDVAMLKLVGMKPVIVHGGGKEISKWVEKVGKEAEFINGLRVTDAETMEIAEMVLGKVNKSLVSLMQKIGLKAVGISGKDGGMFTVKKKFPGGKDIGYVGEITKVDTSLLTSLIEDDFIPVIAPIGVDENYEDYNINADDAACAVATALEAEKLVFLTDIEGVFIDPTDKSTLISEMDIHEAKDIIENGVVGGGMLPKLNNCISAMENGVSRVHILDGRLQHCLLLEFFTQKGIGTAILKEPLF from the coding sequence ATGGTTATAGGTGATTACACAGTAGATCAGGTAATTGAGAAGGCACAGACACTGATAGAGGCTATGCCGTATATCAAGAAATTTCAGGGCAAGACAGTGGTTGTCAAGTACGGCGGGAGCGCCATGCTTGACGAGAATCTCAAATACAATGTTATAAAGGACGTTGCCATGCTGAAGCTTGTAGGTATGAAACCGGTCATCGTACACGGTGGCGGTAAGGAGATCAGCAAGTGGGTTGAGAAGGTTGGCAAGGAGGCAGAATTTATCAATGGTCTCCGTGTGACAGATGCAGAGACTATGGAGATCGCAGAGATGGTTCTTGGTAAGGTCAACAAGAGCCTTGTAAGCCTCATGCAGAAGATCGGACTTAAGGCAGTTGGAATCAGCGGCAAGGATGGCGGTATGTTCACAGTCAAGAAGAAGTTCCCAGGTGGCAAGGATATAGGTTATGTGGGAGAGATAACAAAGGTTGATACATCACTGCTCACATCGCTCATCGAGGACGATTTCATTCCTGTTATTGCACCTATAGGCGTGGATGAGAATTATGAGGATTACAACATCAATGCGGATGACGCAGCATGTGCAGTTGCCACAGCTCTTGAGGCTGAGAAGCTCGTATTTCTCACAGATATCGAAGGTGTATTCATTGATCCTACAGACAAGTCAACTCTTATCTCAGAGATGGATATACATGAGGCAAAGGACATCATAGAGAATGGTGTTGTCGGCGGTGGTATGCTTCCAAAGCTTAACAACTGTATCTCAGCCATGGAGAATGGGGTTTCAAGAGTGCATATCCTCGATGGACGTCTCCAGCACTGCCTGCTTCTTGAGTTCTTCACCCAGAAGGGTATCGGAACAGCTATACTCAAGGAGCCATTGTTCTAG
- a CDS encoding sensor histidine kinase, whose protein sequence is MKKNRDTVGVEKNKKTSSNAELQADKAKDEQPKASQKSDEGRRFTVSQRLIISVMVVVCVAVLVYIGLEVVIRSVDARNEREFDRRVDSCADYAVYAVNSYNADGDMREAVGDIKTMAYSLSGRILVIDPGYRVVVDSYDKETGKYMADPEVLQVMTGKTPEVSEQYDRVYRKIMPVVDSEGYTDAVIIFAVKIDELDNYSAGLRHNSMYLFALVVILGMVAAYFIAKLSVRDVNRTRGIIEGMKGGSLEQMDTSGMFGEMKALTKDINNIFNKAQLLEESRQEFVSNVSHELKTPITSMKVLSESLLTQSDVPAEMYREFMEDIVQEIDREAEIISDLLTLVKTDKGPDSLNKESVDMDEFMDLILKRLRPLADKRSIQLSYESFGEIHASIDKVKFTLAISNLIENGIKYNVDGGWIKVSLNSDHKNFYIKVADSGVGIPEDCINHIFERFYRVDKARSRDTGGTGLGLAITKNIIILHKGTINVYSEPGKGTTFTVRVPLGEQ, encoded by the coding sequence ATGAAAAAAAATAGAGATACAGTTGGTGTAGAGAAAAATAAAAAAACAAGCTCCAACGCAGAGCTCCAGGCGGATAAGGCCAAGGATGAACAGCCTAAAGCCTCCCAGAAGAGTGATGAAGGCAGACGGTTTACGGTCAGCCAGAGACTGATAATCTCAGTGATGGTGGTCGTATGTGTTGCCGTTTTAGTGTATATCGGACTTGAGGTCGTTATAAGGTCTGTTGATGCGAGAAACGAACGGGAATTTGACAGACGGGTGGATTCATGTGCGGACTATGCGGTATATGCAGTCAACAGTTACAATGCGGATGGAGATATGCGAGAAGCCGTGGGAGATATAAAGACCATGGCTTATTCTCTGTCAGGAAGGATACTTGTCATAGATCCTGGGTACAGAGTAGTGGTGGATTCCTATGACAAAGAAACAGGCAAATATATGGCGGATCCTGAAGTGCTTCAGGTCATGACTGGCAAGACACCGGAGGTATCGGAGCAGTATGACAGAGTGTACAGGAAGATAATGCCGGTGGTCGACAGTGAGGGATATACGGATGCAGTCATAATCTTTGCTGTTAAGATCGATGAGCTTGACAACTACAGTGCAGGACTCAGACACAATTCCATGTATCTGTTTGCGCTTGTGGTTATACTAGGCATGGTTGCAGCGTACTTTATAGCCAAACTGTCTGTGAGGGATGTCAACCGAACAAGAGGTATTATAGAGGGCATGAAAGGTGGAAGTCTCGAACAGATGGATACATCGGGCATGTTTGGTGAGATGAAGGCCCTGACAAAGGATATCAACAATATATTCAACAAGGCACAGTTGCTGGAGGAATCGAGACAGGAGTTTGTTTCAAATGTGTCGCATGAGCTGAAGACTCCTATCACTTCGATGAAGGTGTTGTCAGAATCACTTCTTACACAGAGCGATGTTCCTGCCGAGATGTACAGGGAATTCATGGAGGATATAGTCCAGGAGATAGACCGGGAGGCTGAGATCATAAGCGATCTTCTTACTCTGGTCAAGACGGACAAGGGACCAGACAGCCTTAATAAGGAATCTGTTGATATGGATGAATTCATGGATCTCATATTAAAGAGACTGCGTCCGCTGGCGGACAAGAGAAGTATACAGCTGTCATATGAGAGTTTTGGAGAGATACACGCCAGCATAGACAAGGTGAAGTTCACGCTTGCTATATCAAACCTGATAGAGAACGGTATAAAGTACAATGTTGATGGTGGATGGATAAAGGTATCGCTGAATTCTGATCACAAGAACTTTTATATAAAAGTTGCGGATTCGGGGGTAGGAATACCGGAAGACTGCATCAATCATATATTTGAGCGTTTCTACAGGGTGGATAAGGCGCGAAGCAGGGATACTGGAGGAACAGGACTTGGTCTAGCCATAACGAAGAACATCATTATTCTTCATAAAGGAACAATAAATGTTTATAGTGAACCTGGAAAAGGAACAACGTTTACAGTTAGAGTACCTTTGGGTGAACAGTAG
- a CDS encoding response regulator transcription factor, which translates to MKKVLVVDDEKLIVKGLKFSLEQDDMEVDTAYDGGEAVEKIKNNDYDIVLLDIMIPVYTGIEVCQMVREFSNVPIIMLTAKGEDMDKIMGLEYGADDYITKPFNILEVKARMKAILRRSGKKQAPVKQSNVMEVNGMKVELDSRRVFVGGKELNLTAKEFDLLELLMAHPNKVYSRNELLSTIWGDSYPGDARTVDVHVRRLREKIEANPGEPVYIHTKWGVGYFFKG; encoded by the coding sequence ATGAAAAAGGTTCTTGTTGTTGATGATGAGAAGTTGATAGTTAAGGGATTGAAGTTCAGCCTTGAGCAGGATGATATGGAGGTGGACACCGCATACGATGGCGGTGAAGCTGTTGAAAAGATAAAGAACAATGATTACGATATAGTACTTCTGGATATCATGATACCTGTTTATACTGGCATAGAGGTATGTCAGATGGTTCGTGAGTTTTCGAATGTACCGATAATCATGCTCACAGCGAAGGGCGAGGATATGGATAAGATCATGGGCCTTGAGTACGGTGCCGATGATTATATAACAAAGCCGTTTAACATACTTGAGGTTAAGGCTCGTATGAAGGCTATTCTCAGAAGAAGCGGCAAGAAACAGGCTCCTGTAAAGCAGAGCAATGTCATGGAGGTAAATGGTATGAAGGTTGAGCTGGATAGCCGCCGCGTGTTCGTGGGTGGCAAAGAGCTGAATCTCACTGCGAAGGAATTTGATCTGCTTGAGCTCCTCATGGCTCATCCCAATAAGGTATATTCTAGAAATGAGCTCCTGAGTACGATATGGGGAGATTCATATCCGGGTGATGCGAGAACGGTTGATGTCCATGTCAGAAGACTCAGAGAAAAAATCGAGGCAAACCCAGGTGAGCCGGTATACATTCATACAAAATGGGGAGTAGGATATTTCTTCAAGGGATGA
- a CDS encoding helix-hairpin-helix domain-containing protein encodes MEAVSSNQSTETGDEDDSETVDSDDSETANLDISSEKVGKIKVYVCGAVRSPGVYELDADARINDALEVAGGFAENADIDIVNLADVAADGQKIYFPVEGEDIQSDIGKNQNGQADAGSDRLININEAGVEELTELPGIGETRAGQIVEYRQTYGRFSDKEDLKNVSGIGDSIYRKLETYITVD; translated from the coding sequence ATGGAGGCAGTTTCTAGCAATCAGTCCACGGAGACAGGAGATGAAGATGATTCAGAGACTGTGGATTCGGATGATTCAGAGACTGCAAATTTAGACATTTCATCTGAAAAAGTGGGAAAGATAAAGGTATATGTGTGCGGGGCGGTGAGGTCGCCCGGTGTATACGAGCTGGATGCTGATGCAAGGATCAATGATGCGCTTGAGGTGGCGGGTGGCTTTGCTGAGAATGCGGACATAGATATTGTTAATCTGGCGGATGTGGCTGCCGATGGCCAGAAGATATATTTTCCGGTGGAAGGTGAGGATATCCAAAGTGACATTGGAAAAAATCAGAATGGTCAGGCAGATGCTGGATCAGACCGCCTCATCAATATCAATGAGGCTGGCGTCGAGGAGCTGACAGAACTTCCCGGTATCGGTGAGACCAGAGCAGGGCAGATTGTTGAGTACCGACAGACTTATGGCAGATTTTCGGACAAGGAGGATCTGAAGAATGTCAGTGGTATAGGAGACAGCATATATAGGAAACTGGAGACATACATAACTGTAGATTAG
- the argJ gene encoding bifunctional ornithine acetyltransferase/N-acetylglutamate synthase, which translates to MKIIPGGVTAPAGFRAAGLHVGIRRNKLKKDMALLVSDVPAHVAGAFTQNMVQAAPVIYDRQLCQNVGMCQALVVNSGVANTCTGEQGIHDAEAMAAHVGKSLGIDPSTVAVASTGVIGMRLPMDVIQSGIDMLVPELSYSIDAGVDAAEAIKTTDIYKKEIAVTLEIKGQQVTIGGMCKGSGMINPNLGTVLSFITTDLNISSELLGKVLKADVVDTYNMVSVDGDMSTNDTVMIFANGMAGNEELLETDEDFPAFVEAIRYINRAFVRAIASDGEGATKMFQVDVSGMPDKDTARHLAKAIVASNLVKCAMYGADANWGRIVCAMGQSGVKFDPYRVDIEISSVAGHLEIVKHGVTTDYDEKEASHILSEKQIKLKAHMNMGDETATAWGCDLTYDYIKINADYRK; encoded by the coding sequence ATGAAGATAATTCCGGGAGGCGTGACAGCCCCTGCTGGATTTCGGGCAGCGGGACTACATGTTGGAATAAGAAGAAATAAACTGAAAAAAGACATGGCACTTCTGGTGAGTGATGTTCCTGCACATGTAGCGGGAGCATTTACACAGAACATGGTTCAGGCAGCACCAGTCATATACGACAGGCAGCTTTGCCAGAATGTGGGAATGTGTCAGGCGCTGGTTGTAAACAGCGGTGTGGCAAATACCTGTACCGGAGAGCAGGGAATCCATGATGCGGAGGCCATGGCGGCGCATGTAGGTAAGAGCCTTGGCATAGATCCAAGTACGGTTGCGGTGGCTTCTACAGGAGTCATAGGAATGAGACTTCCGATGGATGTCATACAGAGCGGTATAGATATGCTGGTGCCGGAGCTTTCATATTCTATAGATGCCGGAGTGGATGCCGCGGAGGCGATAAAGACGACGGATATCTATAAGAAGGAGATAGCCGTAACTTTAGAGATCAAAGGGCAGCAGGTCACCATAGGAGGCATGTGCAAGGGATCCGGAATGATCAATCCAAACCTTGGGACCGTACTCAGCTTCATCACGACAGACCTGAATATCAGTTCAGAGCTGCTGGGCAAGGTGCTTAAGGCTGATGTGGTCGATACATACAACATGGTGTCAGTGGACGGAGATATGTCCACCAACGACACTGTCATGATATTTGCAAATGGTATGGCGGGTAACGAGGAACTGCTGGAGACCGATGAAGACTTTCCTGCATTTGTCGAAGCGATAAGATATATCAACAGAGCATTTGTCAGGGCGATAGCCTCGGACGGAGAGGGCGCTACCAAGATGTTTCAGGTGGATGTGTCGGGTATGCCTGATAAGGATACTGCAAGGCATCTGGCAAAGGCTATAGTGGCCTCCAATCTTGTAAAGTGTGCCATGTATGGTGCCGATGCCAACTGGGGCAGAATAGTATGTGCCATGGGGCAGAGCGGAGTGAAATTCGATCCGTACAGGGTAGATATAGAGATATCCAGTGTGGCAGGACATCTTGAGATTGTAAAGCATGGAGTGACGACGGATTATGATGAGAAAGAAGCCAGTCACATACTCTCAGAGAAACAGATAAAGCTCAAGGCACATATGAATATGGGGGATGAGACAGCCACAGCATGGGGTTGCGATCTCACATATGACTATATAAAGATAAATGCGGATTATAGGAAATAA
- a CDS encoding argininosuccinate synthase has translation MAKEKVVLAYSGGLDTTAIIPWLKETYGYDVICACIDVGQESELEGLDERAKYSGAEKLYIIDVVDELCDEYIMPTVQADAVYENKYLLGTSFARPIIAKKLVEVARKEGAVAICHGATGKGNDQLRFELSIKALAPDIKVIATWRQPEWTMQSREDEIAFCKAHGIDLPFDAKHSYSRDRNIWHISHEGLELENPANEPNYDDLLVLSVTPEKAPDEPEYIDLDFEKGYPVALNGKKMKTSDIIRELNKLGGKHGIGIIDIVENRVVGMKSRGVYETPGGTILTEAHKQLEELTLDRDTMEYKKLVGTKFAALVYEGKWFCTLRESLSAFVAKTEERVTGHVKMKLYKGNIIKAGTTSDYTLYSESLASFTTGDLYDHKDASGFINLFGLSMKVRAMMDQKREEKDNANNK, from the coding sequence ATGGCTAAAGAAAAAGTTGTACTGGCTTATTCAGGCGGTCTTGATACCACTGCCATCATCCCATGGTTAAAGGAGACATACGGATACGATGTTATCTGTGCATGTATAGATGTAGGTCAGGAGAGCGAGCTTGAGGGACTTGACGAGAGAGCAAAGTATTCAGGAGCTGAGAAGCTTTACATCATCGATGTTGTAGATGAGCTCTGTGACGAGTACATCATGCCAACAGTTCAGGCTGACGCTGTATATGAGAACAAGTATCTTCTCGGTACTTCATTTGCAAGACCTATTATTGCAAAGAAGCTTGTTGAGGTTGCACGTAAGGAAGGCGCTGTTGCCATCTGCCACGGAGCTACAGGTAAGGGTAACGACCAGCTTCGTTTTGAGCTTTCTATCAAAGCTCTTGCACCGGACATCAAGGTTATCGCTACATGGAGACAGCCTGAGTGGACTATGCAGTCACGTGAGGATGAGATCGCATTCTGTAAGGCACACGGCATCGATCTTCCATTTGATGCAAAGCATTCTTACAGCCGTGACCGTAACATCTGGCACATCAGCCATGAGGGCCTTGAGCTTGAGAATCCTGCAAATGAGCCAAACTACGATGACCTTCTGGTTCTCTCAGTTACACCTGAGAAGGCACCTGATGAGCCTGAATACATCGATCTTGACTTCGAGAAGGGCTACCCTGTAGCACTCAACGGCAAGAAGATGAAGACTTCTGATATCATCCGTGAGCTGAACAAGCTCGGCGGAAAGCACGGTATCGGTATCATCGATATCGTTGAGAACCGTGTTGTCGGCATGAAGTCACGTGGTGTATACGAGACACCTGGTGGAACTATCCTCACAGAGGCTCACAAGCAGCTTGAGGAGCTCACACTTGACCGTGATACCATGGAGTACAAGAAGCTTGTCGGAACAAAGTTCGCAGCACTTGTATATGAAGGAAAGTGGTTCTGCACTCTCCGCGAGAGCCTTTCAGCATTTGTTGCCAAGACTGAGGAGCGTGTAACTGGTCATGTAAAGATGAAGCTCTACAAGGGTAACATCATCAAGGCTGGTACTACATCAGATTATACTCTGTACTCAGAGAGCCTTGCTTCATTCACAACTGGCGACCTCTACGATCACAAGGATGCTTCAGGTTTCATCAACCTGTTCGGTCTTTCAATGAAGGTTCGTGCTATGATGGATCAGAAGCGTGAGGAGAAGGACAACGCTAACAATAAGTAA